A genomic window from Salvelinus namaycush isolate Seneca chromosome 21, SaNama_1.0, whole genome shotgun sequence includes:
- the LOC120066789 gene encoding intestinal mucin-like protein, which translates to MDCEYVNPPRKDGETWKTDNCTTQTCHRGVITTTFVVCESVKKPVCENGYPPVKVYNESGCCYHYECECICYGWGDPHYVTFDGQYYSFQENCTYVLIKEIVPRQNFSVIIDNYNCDPSGHATCPQSLIVYYKSYTIVLTPKRLNVTTNVVYINGNQIFPTFSNEDLSITSTGVELLLKIHAIKATVMFKSLMFSVTLPNSLFHNNTEGQCGTCDNNRKNDCKLPNGQIDPSCPRMAHEWKIPDDKKPYCKLQPPTPPTPTPTTCPSGKTSICDIILSPVFKQCHDVIPRQPFFEACKFDVCHMPNISIGCSSLEAYAVRCAAAGVCIDWRHSTKGQCELTCPKTKVYKACGSTIQPTCNSRYNEKYVHSCQGAQRSLRDECDSFMEGCFCPEGTILFNTFSDTCVRDCGCTGPDGKPKQFGETWYSNCQKCTCNADTLSVQCEPVKCPPQEIVTCKKYGEVLVNKTVDCCQINTCVPKPVCVHNNTEYTLGQNVPKGTCEECKCGPNKDPVSKLYVVECAQINCVTTCPTGYEYEVVPEKCCGACVQKDCVVVLPDATSHIIQLGKLWSPPSDRCVKYECTKTNNQFIVVESKLKCPVFRPEDCVPGTEKTDANGCCTTCALRSHCDVKNTTTYLEVNNCKSTVPVEISACGGSCGTSSMYSAEKNTLMHSCSCCQEMSTSERKVEMVCHDGKKIMQSYIYIDKCGCHDSECDKKNHLD; encoded by the exons ATGGACTGTGAATATGTCAATCCACCAAGAAAG GATGGTGAGACTTGGAAGACAGACAACTGCACTACTCAAACTTGCCACAGGGGTGTAATTACCACAACGTTTGTGGTCTGTGAGTCTGTAAAAAAGCCTGTGTGTGAAAATGGATACCCACCAGTGAAAGTCTATAACGAATCAGGTTGCTGCTATCACTACGAATGTGAAT GTATATGCTATGGATGGGGAGACCCTCACTACGTCACATTTGATGGCCAATATTACAGTTTCCAGGAAAACTGCACCTACGTTTTGATTAAAGAAATAGTTCCTCGACAGAACTTCAGTGTCATCATCGACAACTACAACTGTGATCCGTCTGGACATGCGACCTGCCCTCAGTCTCTGATTGTCTATTACAAGTCCTATACAATTGTTCTTACGCCGAAGAGATTAAACGTGACAACAAATGTG GTTTACATCAATGGAAATCAGATCTTCCCGACCTTTTCTAATGAAGACCTCAGCATCACCAGCACTGGAGTAGAGTTACTGTTGAAGATCCATGCCATTAAAGCAACAGTGATGTTTAAGTCCCTTATGTTCAGTGTAACCCTGCCAAACTCCCTAttccacaacaacacagagggGCAGTGTG GTACCTGTGACAATAACCGGAAAAACGATTGCAAATTACCGAATGGTCAGATTGACCCATCATGTCCTAGGATGGCTCATGAATGGAAGATTCCTGATGATAAAAAACCCTACTGTAAACTGCAACCTCCTACCCCACCTACCCCTACGCCTACAACCTGCCCGTCAGGAAAGACATCAATCTGTGACATCATACTTAGCCC GGTCTTTAAGCAATGCCATGACGTTATCCCACGACAACCCTTCTTCGAGGCCTGTAAGTTTGATGTCTGCCACATGCCAAATATCTCAATCGGCTGCTCCAGCCTGGAAGCCTACGCCGTGAGGTGTGCAGCAGCTGGAGTCTGTATCGACTGGAGGCACTCAACTAAAGGACAATGTG AACTGACATGCCCTAAGACCAAAGTGTATAAGGCATGTGGCTCTACTATCCAGCCAACATGCAATTCAAG ATACAATGAAAAATATGTGCATTCATGTCAGGGAGCACAAAGGAGCCTCAGAGATGAATGTGACTCATTCATGGAGGGCTGTTTCTGCCCTGAGGGTACCATCTTGTTCAACACATTCTCTGACACCTGTGTTCGTGACTGTG GATGCACAGGACCTGATGGAAAACCCAAACAG TTTGGTGAGACTTGGTACAGTAACTGCCAGAAGTGCACGTGTAATGCTGACACACTGAGTGTCCAGTGTGAACCAGTGAAATGTCCGCCCCAAGAAATTGTTACCTGTAAGAAGTACGGTGAGGTGTTGGTCAACAAGACGGTGGACTGCTGTCAGATAAATACATGTG TGCCCAAACCTGTTTGTGTCCACAATAATACCGAATACACG CTTGGTCAAAATGTTCCCAAAGGCACCTGTGAGGAGTGCAAGTGTGGCCCTAATAAGGATCCAGTCTCCAAGCTGTATGTTGTTGAGTGTGCCCAAATCAACTGTGTCACCACCTGCCCAACG GGTTATGAGTATGAAGTCGTACCTGAGAAATGTTGTGGAGCGTGTGTCCAGAAGGACTGTGTTGTAGTTCTCCCAGATGCCACATCTCACATCATTCAG CTTGGGAAGCTTTGGTCGCCCCCTAGTGACCGCTGTGTGAAGTATGAATGCACAAAGACAAACAACCAGTTCATCGTTGTGGAATCCAAATTGAAATGCCCAGTGTTCCGTCCAGAGGACTGCGTCCCT GGAACTGAGAAAACTGATGCAAATGGATGTTGCACAACCT GTGCTTTACGCAGTCACTGTGATGTGAAGAACACCACCACCTACCTAGAGGTGAATAACTGCAAGTCTACTGTGCCGGTGGAAATCTCAGCCTGTGGGGGATCCTGTGGAACATCTTCTAT GTACTCTGCAGAGAAAAACACCTTGATGCACTCCTGCTCCTGCTGTCAGGAGATGTCTACCAGTGAGAGGAAGGTGGAGATGGTCTGCCATGACGGGAAGAAGATCATGCAGTCCTACATTTACATTGATAAGTGCGGCTGCCATGACTCTGAGTGTGACAAGAAGAACCACTTAGATTAG